In Ctenopharyngodon idella isolate HZGC_01 chromosome 2, HZGC01, whole genome shotgun sequence, the following are encoded in one genomic region:
- the tfa gene encoding transferrin-a gives MNVLLISLLGCLVLALPSDSAQKVKWCVKTQSELKKCEHLTSKSPDLECHIRPSLTECMKSIKDGDADVVTADGKDIYLGGLHPYGLRPIIAEKYKKDCCYAVAVVKRDATFSISELKGKTSCHSCYQRSGGWTIPIGRLVAGSKISWEGPDDMALEKAVSQFFSGSCVPGVSKAQYPKLCQACQGDCSCSQSEKYSGDEGAFQCLKSGGGQVAFVCHDAIPASERQDYQLLCMDGSKKSVEDYKDCHLGKEPARAVIGRMDADSQEIYKVLTHIPDSDLFSSDAFGVKDLIFSDSASGLVELPKSTDSFLYPKKCFYTAMRAFKDGSPPAPTADRPIEWCTIGHAEKKKCDKINSVVPRMECRSGSSVEDCIKKVMRGEADAFAADGGQVYIAGKCGLVPAMVEQYDQQSCPDAGEASSYYVVAVVRKDSGVTWSKLKGRKSCHTGLNRNAGWKVPDSVICGTTPDCTLYSFFSEGCAPGADPASNMCKLCKGSGKAVGDESKCKASSAEMYYGYDGAFRCLAEKAGEVAFIKHTIVGDYKEGKGQDWAKDIRADEFELICPHSPDRTFKYTEYEACHLARVPAHAVVTREDVRSDVVAVLKSAQSSYKDLFKSEEEKNLLFTDNTKCLQESTKPLEEFLSKPYIDMIERTYKTSQGVPDLVRACTLDSCIVD, from the exons ATGAACGTCCTGCTCATCTCGTTGCTGGGCTGCCTTG TTCTGGCGCTGCCCTCAGACAGTGCTCAAAAAGTCAAATGGTGTGTGAAAACACAGAGTGAGCTGAAAAAATGTGAACACCTTACCAGCAAATCACCAGATCTTGAGTGTCATATCCGGCCTTCTCTAACTGAGTGCATGAAGAGCATCAAG GATGGTGATGCAGATGTTGTAACTGCAGATGGAAAAGATATTTACTTAGGTGGACTCCATCCTTACGGACTCCGTCCTATCATTGCagagaaatataaaaaag ATTGTTGTTATGCTGTGGCTGTGGTAAAGAGAGACGCTACCTTCAGCATCAGTGAACTCAAAGGAAAGACGTCCTGCCACAGTTGTTATCAAAGGTCTGGAGGCTGGACTATACCCATTGGAAGACTGGTTGCAGGAAGTAAAATTTCCTGGGAAGGTCCTGATGATATGGCTCTTGAGAAGG CTGTGTCACAGTTCTTCTCAGGCAGTTGTGTTCCTGGAGTATCAAAAGCCCAATACCCAAAGCTGTGCCAAGCTTGCCAGGGTGACTGCAGCTGCTCACAGAGTGAAAAGTACTCCGGTGATGAAGGAGCCTTCCA GTGCTTGAAAAGTGGTGGAGGACAAGTTGCCTTTGTTTGCCACGATGCAATCCCAG CGAGTGAGAGACAGGACTACCAGCTGTTGTGCATGGACGGCAGTAAGAAAAGTGTTGAGGACTACAAGGATTGCCACCTCGGCAAAGAGCCTGCCCGTGCTGTCATCGGTCGCATGGACGCTGATTCACAGGAGATTTATAAAGTCCTTACACACATTCCG GATTCAGATCTCTTCTCTTCTGACGCTTTTGGGGTTAAAGACCTGATATTCTCAGACTCTGCATCTGGCCTGGTGGAGCTCCCTAAAAGCACAGACTCCTTCCTCTACccgaaaaaatgtttttatacgGCCATGCGTGCCTTTAAAG ATGGAAGCCCGCCAGCACCGACTGCGGACCGTCCCATTGAATGGTGTACTATTGGCCACGCAGAGAAAAAGAAGTGTGACAAAATAAATTCAGTTGTTCCTCGTATGGAGTGCAGAAGTGGATCATCTGTGGAAGACTGCATCAAGAAAGTCATG CGCGGAGAAGCAGATGCCTTTGCAGCTGATGGTGGCCAGGTATATATTGCTGGAAAGTGTGGTCTAGTTCCAGCCATGGTTGAGCAGTATGATCAAC AAAGCTGTCCCGATGCTGGAG AGGCCTCAAGTTACTATGTCGTGGCGGTTGTGCGTAAGGACTCGGGTGTAACATGGAGTAAACTGAAAGGAAGAAAGTCCTGCCACACTGGCTTGAACCGCAACGCTGGATGGAAAGTTCCAGATTCAGTCATATGTGGCACAACACCTGACTGTACACTAT ACAGTTTCTTCAGTGAAGGCTGCGCTCCTGGTGCTGATCCTGCATCAAACATGTGTAAACTGTGTAAAGGAAGTGGGAAGGCGGTGGGAGATGAGAGCAAGTGCAAAGCCTCTTCTGCGGAGATGTATTATGGCTATGATGGGGCTTTCAG GTGTCTTGCAGAAAAAGCTGGTGAAGTTGCTTTTATCAAGCACACTATTGTTGGTGATTACAAAGAAG GTAAAGGACAGGACTGGGCTAAGGATATAAGGGCAGATGAATTTGAACTGATCTGCCCACACTCACCAGACAGAACATTCAAATACACTGAATATGAAGCATGTCATCTTGCCAGAGTGCCAGCTCATGCTGTGGTCACTCGGGAAGATGTACGCAGTGATGTGGTGGCTGTTCTGAAATCGGCTCAA AGCTCTTATAAAGACCTGTTCAAGTCTGAGGAAGAAAAAAACCTCCTTTTCACAGATAACACTAAATGCCTTCAAGAAAGTACTAAACCTCTGGAGGAATTCCTGAGTAAACCTTACATTGACATGATTGAAAGGACCTACAAGACTAGCCAGGGTGTACCAG ATCTGGTGAGGGCATGCACTTTGGATAGCTGCATAGTAGATTGA